One Streptomyces sp. ML-6 genomic region harbors:
- a CDS encoding PTS glucose/sucrose transporter subunit IIB, which produces MRYGDETDPRWAVTRTGRTREKAMASKAEKIVAGLGGIDNIDEIEGCITRLRTEVHDPSKVDEAALKAAGAHGVVKMGTAIQVVIGTDADPIAADIEDMM; this is translated from the coding sequence GTGCGTTACGGTGACGAAACGGACCCACGGTGGGCCGTCACACGCACGGGAAGAACCAGGGAGAAGGCCATGGCCAGCAAGGCTGAGAAGATCGTCGCCGGGCTCGGCGGTATCGACAACATCGACGAGATCGAAGGCTGCATCACCCGCCTCCGCACCGAGGTCCACGACCCGAGCAAGGTCGACGAAGCCGCGCTCAAGGCCGCCGGCGCCCACGGCGTCGTCAAGATGGGCACTGCGATCCAGGTCGTCATCGGCACCGACGCCGACCCCATCGCCGCCGACATCGAAGACATGATGTGA
- the rdgB gene encoding RdgB/HAM1 family non-canonical purine NTP pyrophosphatase encodes MTRLILATRNAGKITELHAILADAGLTHELVGADAYPDIPDVKETGVTFAENALLKAHALARATGHPAIADDSGLCVDVLGGAPGIFSARWAGTHGDDKANLDLLLAQLSDIDEAHRGAHFACAAALALPDGTERVVEGRLTGTLRHAPSGTNGFGYDPILQPEGETRTCAELTPAEKNAISHRGKAFRALVPVVRELVG; translated from the coding sequence ATGACCCGCCTCATCCTCGCCACCCGCAACGCCGGGAAGATCACCGAACTCCACGCGATCCTCGCCGACGCAGGCCTCACCCACGAGCTCGTCGGCGCGGACGCGTACCCCGACATCCCCGACGTCAAGGAGACCGGCGTCACCTTCGCCGAGAACGCCCTGCTCAAGGCCCACGCCCTGGCCAGGGCCACCGGCCACCCCGCGATCGCCGACGACTCCGGCCTCTGCGTGGACGTGCTCGGCGGCGCCCCCGGCATCTTCTCCGCCCGCTGGGCCGGCACCCACGGCGACGACAAGGCCAACCTGGACCTGCTCCTGGCCCAGCTCTCCGACATCGACGAGGCCCACCGCGGCGCCCACTTCGCCTGCGCCGCCGCCCTCGCCCTCCCCGACGGCACGGAACGCGTGGTCGAGGGCCGCCTCACCGGCACCCTGCGCCACGCCCCCTCCGGCACGAACGGCTTCGGCTACGACCCGATCCTCCAGCCCGAGGGCGAGACCCGCACCTGCGCGGAGCTGACCCCCGCGGAGAAGAACGCGATCAGCCACCGCGGCAAGGCGTTCCGGGCGCTGGTCCCGGTGGTGCGGGAGCTGGTGGGGTGA
- the rph gene encoding ribonuclease PH, translating into MSRIDGRTPEQLRPVTIERGWSKHAEGSVLISFGDTKVFCTASVTEGVPRWRKGSGEGWVTAEYSMLPRSTNTRGDRESVRGKIGGRTHEISRLIGRSLRAVVDCKALGENTIVLDCDVLQADGGTRTAAITGAYVALADAVAWAQRKKIVKHGRKPLTDTVSAISVGIVDGTPLLDLCYEEDVRAETDMNVVCTGDGRFVEVQGTAEATPFDRKELGALLDLATAGCTDLTTLQKEALARTLGE; encoded by the coding sequence ATGTCTCGTATCGACGGCCGCACCCCCGAACAGCTCCGCCCCGTCACCATCGAACGCGGATGGAGCAAGCACGCCGAAGGCTCCGTACTCATCTCCTTCGGCGACACCAAGGTCTTCTGCACCGCCTCCGTCACCGAAGGCGTCCCCCGCTGGCGCAAGGGCAGCGGCGAGGGCTGGGTCACCGCCGAGTACTCGATGCTGCCCCGCTCCACCAACACCCGCGGCGACCGCGAATCCGTACGCGGCAAGATCGGCGGCCGCACCCACGAGATCAGCCGCCTCATCGGCCGCTCCCTGCGCGCCGTCGTCGACTGCAAGGCCCTCGGCGAGAACACCATCGTCCTCGACTGCGACGTCCTCCAGGCCGACGGCGGCACCCGCACCGCCGCCATCACCGGCGCCTACGTCGCCCTGGCCGACGCCGTCGCCTGGGCCCAGCGCAAGAAGATCGTCAAGCACGGCCGCAAGCCGCTGACCGACACCGTCTCCGCCATCAGCGTCGGCATCGTCGACGGCACCCCCCTCCTCGACCTCTGCTACGAGGAGGACGTCCGCGCCGAGACCGACATGAACGTCGTCTGCACCGGCGACGGCCGCTTCGTCGAGGTCCAGGGCACCGCAGAGGCCACCCCCTTCGACCGCAAGGAACTGGGCGCACTCCTCGACCTCGCCACCGCCGGCTGCACGGACCTGACCACCCTCCAGAAAGAGGCCCTCGCCCGCACCCTCGGCGAGTGA
- a CDS encoding DUF3618 domain-containing protein has product MSDARTPAQIEADIISRREQLAVVLDEIGVRVHPRTIMGDAKVRAAEAVDRTAGRAFVAVNRAVSDVKAQFVSEDGAPRMERVIPAALLGVGVVGLVVASKRRRKR; this is encoded by the coding sequence GTGTCGGATGCCAGGACCCCTGCGCAGATCGAGGCGGACATCATCAGCAGGCGTGAGCAGCTTGCGGTGGTGCTCGATGAGATCGGGGTGCGGGTGCACCCGAGGACGATCATGGGGGATGCGAAGGTCAGGGCTGCCGAGGCCGTGGACCGGACGGCCGGGCGGGCGTTCGTCGCGGTGAACCGGGCGGTGTCGGACGTGAAGGCGCAGTTCGTGTCGGAGGACGGTGCTCCGCGCATGGAGCGGGTGATTCCGGCAGCGCTGCTCGGGGTGGGGGTCGTGGGTCTGGTGGTGGCGTCGAAGCGGCGCCGGAAGCGTTGA
- the bcp gene encoding thioredoxin-dependent thiol peroxidase codes for MSERLQPGDTAPAFTLPDADGNEVSLADHKGRKVIVYFYPAALTPGCTKQACDFTDNLELLTGAGYDVIGVSPDKPEKLAKFREKENLKVTLVGDPSKETLEAYGAFGEKKLYGKTVTGVIRSTIVVDEEGKVERALYNVRATGHVAKIIKDLGI; via the coding sequence ATGAGCGAGCGACTCCAGCCCGGCGACACCGCCCCCGCCTTCACCCTTCCCGACGCCGACGGCAACGAGGTCTCGCTCGCCGACCACAAGGGCCGCAAGGTCATCGTCTACTTCTACCCGGCCGCCCTCACCCCCGGCTGCACCAAGCAGGCGTGCGACTTCACCGACAACCTGGAACTGCTCACCGGCGCCGGGTACGACGTCATCGGCGTCTCCCCCGACAAGCCCGAGAAGCTCGCCAAGTTCCGCGAGAAGGAAAACCTGAAGGTCACGCTGGTCGGCGACCCCTCCAAGGAGACCCTCGAGGCGTACGGCGCCTTCGGCGAGAAGAAGCTCTACGGCAAAACGGTGACCGGCGTCATCCGCTCCACGATCGTCGTCGACGAGGAGGGCAAGGTCGAACGGGCCCTCTACAACGTCCGCGCCACCGGCCACGTCGCCAAGATCATCAAGGATCTCGGTATCTGA
- the proP gene encoding glycine betaine/L-proline transporter ProP, whose product MAATDPHRAADPAAVRRHPTLFRAIRQRRNPRLRRSDITITDDQAVKRAVKAASLGNAMEWFDFGIYSYLAVTLGHVFFPSGNDTTQLLSSFATFAVAFLVRPLGGMFFGPMGDRIGRKKVLALTMILMAVGTFAIGVIPSHDSIGLWAPVLLIFFRLVQGFSTGGEYGGASTFIAEYAPDKRRGHFGSFLEFGTLAGYVGAAGLVTALTAVLDPARMDAWGWRIPFLVAGPLGLVGLYLRLRLDETPAFQKLEGGTVHASEAADHVETTTKGDLAKIFRQYWPSLILCVCLVGAYNITDYMLLSYMPTYLSDELGYSETHGLLVLLAVMVLLMLIINQVGRLSDRFGRKPLLMSGMLGFFLLSLPAFLLIRQGGIPAITAGMLMLGLSLVCMLGTMSAALPALFPTPVRYGSLSVGYNLSASLFGGTTPLVITALISWSGSNLMPAFYAMAAALVGAIAVACMAETAQRPLAGSPPSVETHEEAAELVASRAPEPKF is encoded by the coding sequence ATGGCGGCCACCGACCCCCACCGGGCGGCCGACCCCGCAGCGGTCAGACGCCACCCCACCCTCTTCCGCGCCATCCGGCAGCGGAGGAACCCGCGGCTGCGCAGGTCGGACATCACCATCACCGACGACCAGGCGGTCAAACGGGCGGTGAAGGCGGCCTCGCTCGGCAACGCCATGGAGTGGTTCGACTTCGGGATCTACTCCTACCTGGCCGTCACCCTGGGCCACGTCTTCTTCCCGTCCGGGAACGACACCACCCAGCTCCTCTCCTCGTTCGCCACCTTCGCCGTCGCCTTCCTCGTACGCCCCCTCGGCGGAATGTTCTTCGGCCCGATGGGCGACCGGATCGGCCGCAAGAAGGTCCTCGCCCTCACCATGATCCTGATGGCGGTCGGCACCTTCGCGATCGGCGTCATCCCCTCCCACGACTCCATCGGCCTCTGGGCCCCCGTCCTGCTGATCTTCTTCCGCCTGGTCCAGGGCTTCTCCACCGGCGGCGAGTACGGCGGCGCGTCCACCTTCATCGCCGAGTACGCCCCCGACAAGCGCCGCGGCCACTTCGGCAGCTTCCTCGAATTCGGCACCCTGGCCGGCTACGTCGGCGCCGCCGGCCTCGTCACCGCACTGACCGCGGTCCTCGACCCCGCCCGGATGGATGCCTGGGGCTGGCGCATCCCGTTCCTCGTCGCGGGCCCCCTCGGCCTGGTCGGTCTCTACCTGCGGCTGCGACTGGACGAGACCCCCGCCTTCCAGAAACTGGAGGGCGGCACCGTCCACGCCTCGGAGGCCGCCGACCACGTCGAGACCACCACCAAGGGCGACCTCGCCAAGATCTTCCGGCAGTACTGGCCGTCGCTGATCCTCTGCGTCTGCCTGGTCGGCGCGTACAACATCACCGACTACATGCTGCTGTCGTACATGCCGACCTACCTCTCCGACGAGCTCGGCTACAGCGAGACCCACGGACTGCTCGTCCTGCTCGCGGTCATGGTCCTCCTGATGCTGATCATCAACCAGGTCGGCCGGCTCTCCGACCGCTTCGGCCGCAAACCGCTCCTGATGAGCGGCATGCTCGGCTTCTTCCTCCTCTCCCTGCCCGCGTTCCTCCTCATCCGCCAGGGCGGCATCCCCGCCATCACGGCCGGCATGCTGATGCTGGGCCTCTCCCTGGTCTGCATGCTCGGCACGATGTCCGCCGCCCTCCCGGCCCTCTTCCCCACCCCGGTCCGCTACGGCTCCCTCTCCGTGGGCTACAACCTCTCCGCCTCCCTCTTCGGCGGCACGACCCCGCTGGTGATCACGGCGCTGATCAGCTGGAGCGGCAGCAACCTGATGCCGGCCTTCTACGCCATGGCCGCGGCCCTGGTCGGCGCGATCGCCGTGGCCTGCATGGCGGAAACCGCCCAACGCCCCCTGGCCGGCTCCCCGCCGTCGGTGGAGACCCATGAGGAGGCCGCCGAACTGGTCGCGTCCCGGGCCCCCGAACCGAAGTTCTGA
- a CDS encoding HNH endonuclease encodes MSGQNRYPRDLLERTAATATSLVDVLRRLGAPLGSGPLRYVRDRLKHYGIDTSHFTDEALPARERRTYPKELLTEAAAHSHSIREMFEYMGLPPDDSPYSYLRRKIDRLGIDTSHFTSGRRCGKPSAPRQELAAAVTASHSLAGVLKILGQADNGGARARLKRDIEAYGLSTAHFSGQGHRRGTRSPHRKPSAEILRRLESGTSRTKTALLRRALDDIRVPRRCARCGTGEIWRGNRLVLEIDHINGDSLDNRPENLRYLCPSCHSQTATFSKRRRGAR; translated from the coding sequence ATGAGCGGCCAGAACAGGTACCCGCGCGACCTGCTCGAACGAACCGCGGCCACAGCAACCAGCCTCGTCGATGTCCTGCGCCGCCTCGGTGCTCCACTGGGCAGCGGACCGCTTCGCTACGTGCGCGACCGGCTCAAGCACTACGGCATCGACACCTCCCACTTCACCGATGAGGCCCTGCCGGCCCGGGAGCGCCGCACGTACCCGAAGGAACTTCTCACCGAAGCCGCTGCTCACTCACACAGCATCCGGGAGATGTTCGAGTACATGGGTCTACCCCCGGACGACAGCCCTTACAGCTATCTGCGCAGAAAGATCGACCGTCTCGGCATCGACACCTCCCACTTCACCAGCGGGCGAAGATGCGGAAAACCTTCCGCCCCGCGCCAGGAACTGGCGGCTGCCGTCACCGCATCCCATAGCCTGGCCGGCGTACTGAAGATCCTGGGCCAGGCCGACAACGGCGGCGCGCGTGCCCGGCTGAAACGGGATATCGAGGCATACGGTCTGTCGACTGCTCACTTCTCCGGGCAGGGCCATCGTCGTGGCACGCGTTCCCCGCACCGCAAACCCTCGGCCGAGATCCTTCGGCGCCTGGAATCCGGAACGTCCCGGACAAAAACGGCCCTCCTGCGAAGAGCCCTCGACGACATCAGGGTTCCCCGCAGATGCGCAAGGTGCGGCACCGGCGAGATATGGCGAGGAAACCGCCTCGTCCTGGAGATCGATCACATCAACGGTGACTCGCTCGACAACCGCCCGGAGAACTTGCGGTACTTGTGCCCCTCCTGCCACAGCCAGACCGCAACCTTCTCGAAGCGGCGCAGAGGCGCACGGTAG
- a CDS encoding PTS transporter subunit EIIC, with protein sequence MSTADTAPAVTKKKGAGVMAVMQRIGRSLMLPVAVLPAAALLVRLGNEDMLGRESFPGFLTKIATFMAAGGNAILDNMALLFAVGIAIGFAKKSDGSTALAAVTGYLVFQKVLATFTDSNLPQVATVVDDKIVMTDAPVDAKVLGGVVMGLVVALLYQRFYRTKLPAWAGFFGGRRLVPILSAFAGLVIGIVFGYIWPVLGTGLHNFGEWLVGSGAVGAGIFGVANRALIPVGMHHLLNSFPWFQAGEFEGKSGDINRFLAGDPTAGQFMTGFFPIMMFALPAACLAIVHCARPERRKVVGGMMFSLALTAFVTGVTEPIEFTFMFIAPVLYAVHAVLTGVSMALTWGLGMKDGFGFSAGAVDFFLNLGIASKPWMLVLVGLCFAAVYYVVFRFAITKFNLPTPGRESDEELAELLKAEAK encoded by the coding sequence ATGTCCACGGCAGACACCGCGCCCGCGGTCACCAAGAAGAAGGGCGCCGGCGTGATGGCGGTCATGCAGCGCATCGGCCGCAGCCTCATGCTGCCGGTCGCGGTGCTGCCCGCCGCGGCCCTCCTGGTCCGGCTCGGCAACGAGGACATGCTCGGCCGGGAGTCGTTCCCGGGCTTCCTCACCAAGATCGCGACCTTCATGGCCGCGGGCGGCAACGCGATCCTCGACAACATGGCGCTGCTGTTCGCCGTCGGCATCGCGATCGGCTTCGCCAAGAAGTCCGACGGTTCGACCGCGCTCGCGGCCGTCACCGGCTACCTGGTCTTCCAGAAGGTGCTCGCCACCTTCACGGACAGCAATCTGCCGCAGGTCGCGACGGTCGTCGACGACAAGATCGTGATGACGGACGCCCCCGTGGACGCCAAGGTCCTCGGCGGTGTGGTGATGGGGCTCGTCGTCGCACTGCTCTACCAGCGGTTCTACCGCACGAAGCTGCCGGCCTGGGCGGGCTTCTTCGGCGGCCGGCGCCTGGTCCCGATCCTCTCCGCCTTCGCGGGTCTGGTCATCGGCATCGTCTTCGGTTACATCTGGCCGGTCCTGGGCACCGGGCTGCACAACTTCGGCGAGTGGCTGGTCGGTTCCGGCGCGGTGGGCGCGGGCATCTTCGGTGTCGCCAACCGTGCGCTGATCCCGGTCGGCATGCACCATCTGCTGAACTCGTTCCCGTGGTTCCAGGCCGGTGAGTTCGAGGGCAAGAGCGGTGACATCAACCGCTTCCTGGCCGGTGACCCGACGGCCGGACAGTTCATGACCGGCTTCTTCCCGATCATGATGTTCGCCCTCCCGGCGGCCTGCCTGGCGATCGTGCACTGTGCCCGTCCGGAGCGCCGCAAGGTCGTCGGCGGCATGATGTTCTCCCTCGCGCTCACCGCCTTCGTGACCGGTGTGACCGAGCCGATCGAGTTCACGTTCATGTTCATCGCCCCGGTCCTGTACGCGGTCCACGCGGTACTGACCGGTGTCTCGATGGCGCTGACCTGGGGACTCGGGATGAAGGACGGCTTCGGCTTCTCGGCGGGGGCCGTCGACTTCTTCCTGAACCTGGGCATCGCGAGCAAGCCGTGGATGCTGGTGCTGGTCGGCCTCTGTTTCGCGGCGGTGTACTACGTGGTCTTCCGGTTCGCGATCACGAAGTTCAACCTGCCGACCCCGGGCCGCGAGTCCGACGAGGAGCTCGCCGAGCTCCTCAAGGCCGAGGCCAAGTAG
- a CDS encoding HNH endonuclease: protein MAVRYTRELLEEAARETTNANDAVHWCGGTPTPGSRSYLRRKMAEAGVDISHFADTRVRHTEETLRELVACSKSVAEVVRRLGISPVGGNQTHISRRIATLRIDTSHFLRVPPRRPKGTPGNPLVLGSPSDGRIPGERLRRELVRNGVEDSCAACGNEGEWMGLPLRLEVDHVNGDWWDNRPENLRLLCPNCHSATDTYRGRKLRGKT, encoded by the coding sequence ATGGCAGTTCGATATACCCGTGAGTTACTCGAAGAGGCGGCACGGGAAACCACGAACGCGAACGACGCGGTCCACTGGTGCGGGGGAACACCGACGCCGGGGAGCCGGAGCTATCTGCGCCGGAAGATGGCCGAGGCGGGGGTGGACATCTCGCACTTCGCCGACACACGGGTGCGCCACACGGAAGAGACGCTGCGCGAACTCGTCGCCTGCTCCAAGAGCGTGGCCGAGGTGGTACGCAGGCTGGGCATCAGCCCTGTGGGCGGAAATCAGACGCACATCAGCCGTCGCATAGCGACGCTTCGCATCGATACCTCACACTTTCTGCGGGTGCCTCCGCGCAGGCCCAAAGGGACTCCGGGGAATCCGCTGGTTCTCGGCTCCCCGTCGGACGGCAGGATTCCCGGCGAACGGCTGCGCCGCGAACTGGTCCGCAACGGAGTCGAGGATTCGTGTGCCGCCTGCGGCAACGAGGGAGAGTGGATGGGCCTGCCGCTCCGGCTCGAAGTCGACCACGTCAACGGCGACTGGTGGGACAACCGCCCGGAAAACCTCCGGCTCCTCTGCCCCAACTGCCATTCAGCGACCGACACTTATCGTGGTCGCAAGCTCAGGGGAAAAACATGA
- a CDS encoding PTS transporter subunit EIIC, with product MSSTSAEAPRKTWWNGFFQGLQKMGRSLQLPIAVLPAAGILNRLGQPDVFGEEGLGWNNVAKVFAAAGGALLDSGLGLPLLFCVGVAIGMAKKSDGSTALAAVAGFLVYYAVLHAFPVDCAPGGTFTPGGPWSGTCVTKDAEVTAAAYQNPGVFGGIVMGLLSAWFWQRYHRVKLVDWLGFFNGRRLVPIIMAFVGLLFAALCAWLWQPIGDGLTSFSKWLVDLDWVGSGIFGVANRALLVVGLHQFLNTFVWFQFGDFTKPDGTVVHGDINRFLAGDPTAGQFTSGFFPIMMFALPAAALAIYHCAKPHRRKAVGGMMLSVALTSFVTGITEPIEYSFLFVAPLLYGIHAVLTGVSMAVTWALGVKDGFSFSAGLIDYVINWSLATRPWLIVPIGLAFAAVYYVIFRFAITGFDLQTPGREPDELEEEIERNLTK from the coding sequence ATGAGCTCAACCAGCGCCGAAGCACCGCGGAAGACCTGGTGGAACGGCTTCTTCCAGGGCCTTCAGAAGATGGGGCGCAGTCTCCAGCTCCCGATCGCGGTGCTGCCCGCGGCTGGCATTCTCAACCGGTTGGGCCAGCCGGACGTATTCGGCGAGGAGGGGCTGGGCTGGAACAACGTCGCCAAGGTGTTCGCGGCGGCGGGTGGTGCGCTGCTCGATTCGGGGCTCGGTCTTCCGTTGTTGTTCTGCGTCGGTGTCGCGATCGGCATGGCGAAGAAGTCGGACGGTTCGACCGCGCTCGCCGCGGTGGCCGGTTTCCTCGTGTACTACGCGGTGCTGCATGCCTTTCCGGTGGACTGCGCCCCGGGCGGGACGTTCACCCCGGGCGGTCCCTGGTCCGGCACCTGTGTGACGAAGGACGCCGAGGTGACGGCGGCCGCGTACCAGAATCCCGGGGTGTTCGGCGGCATCGTGATGGGGTTGCTGTCCGCCTGGTTCTGGCAGCGGTACCACCGGGTGAAGCTGGTGGACTGGCTGGGGTTCTTCAACGGCCGTCGGCTCGTCCCGATCATCATGGCGTTCGTCGGTCTGCTCTTCGCGGCGTTGTGCGCCTGGTTGTGGCAGCCGATCGGTGACGGTCTGACGAGCTTCTCCAAGTGGCTGGTGGACCTGGACTGGGTGGGCTCGGGCATCTTCGGCGTCGCCAACCGTGCGCTGTTGGTCGTCGGGTTGCACCAGTTCCTGAACACCTTCGTCTGGTTCCAGTTCGGTGATTTCACCAAGCCGGACGGGACGGTCGTGCACGGTGACATCAACCGGTTCCTGGCGGGTGATCCGACGGCCGGCCAGTTCACCTCGGGTTTCTTTCCGATCATGATGTTCGCCCTGCCCGCGGCGGCGCTGGCGATCTACCACTGCGCCAAGCCGCACCGCCGCAAGGCGGTCGGCGGGATGATGCTCTCGGTCGCCCTGACGTCGTTCGTGACGGGCATCACCGAGCCGATCGAGTACTCGTTCCTCTTCGTCGCGCCGCTGCTGTACGGGATCCATGCGGTGCTCACCGGGGTGTCGATGGCGGTGACCTGGGCGTTGGGGGTCAAGGACGGCTTCAGTTTCTCCGCGGGGCTGATCGACTACGTCATCAACTGGAGCCTGGCGACCAGGCCCTGGCTGATCGTTCCGATCGGGCTGGCGTTCGCCGCCGTGTACTACGTGATCTTCCGGTTCGCGATCACCGGGTTCGACCTCCAGACGCCGGGGCGCGAGCCCGACGAGCTGGAGGAGGAGATCGAGAGGAACCTCACGAAGTAG